Proteins encoded within one genomic window of Prauserella marina:
- a CDS encoding leucyl aminopeptidase family protein — translation MARSPLPPVPSSLIAVEVGDSLRRGDPLAVVLTSDVDSSPYADRAAEARATGKAGEVQSGPDGAGPRWFVGVGDGSERDYRAAGAAFARAANNVAEAEATTGGKPPKTVQVLLPARADAAAFAAFATGALLGGYRYVVSNEEPKRTIKTLRLLAEGDVEAGTADAVARARELAAASALARDLANTPSNVKTPAWLAGVAERLAGDVPGLNATIRDEQWLAAQNFGGVLAVGGGSARPPRLIELTYRPRGATKHLLLVGKGVTFDTGGISIKPAAGMHLMRTDMAGGGAVIAAARAIASLKLKIRLTAIVPAAENHVSGSSYRPGDIVRHHGGRTAEVANTDAEGRMVLADALAYGVRRYSPDAVVDVATLTGAMKVALGLRTGGLFATDDDLAERVSAAGERAGEQWWRMPLLDDLADEVRSDIADVRQAPPGPGGITAALFLREFNGGLPWAHLDIAGPARSEKNYDDVVPGGTGFAARTLVELAASYG, via the coding sequence ATGGCGCGCTCGCCGCTGCCGCCCGTTCCCAGCTCGCTGATCGCGGTGGAGGTGGGTGACTCGCTCCGCCGCGGCGACCCGCTCGCGGTCGTGCTCACCTCCGACGTCGATTCCTCGCCCTATGCCGATCGGGCAGCCGAGGCGCGGGCGACCGGCAAAGCCGGTGAAGTCCAGTCTGGACCGGACGGCGCGGGCCCCCGCTGGTTCGTCGGGGTCGGTGACGGTTCGGAACGTGACTACCGGGCTGCCGGTGCGGCGTTCGCCCGTGCGGCGAACAACGTCGCGGAGGCGGAGGCCACGACCGGCGGCAAGCCGCCGAAGACCGTGCAGGTGCTCCTTCCCGCGCGAGCCGACGCGGCCGCGTTCGCGGCATTCGCGACCGGCGCGCTGCTCGGCGGTTACCGGTACGTCGTCAGCAACGAAGAACCGAAGCGCACGATCAAGACGCTGCGCCTGCTCGCCGAAGGCGACGTGGAAGCGGGAACGGCCGACGCGGTGGCGAGAGCACGCGAACTCGCCGCTGCCTCCGCGCTGGCGAGAGACCTCGCCAACACGCCGTCCAACGTCAAGACCCCGGCCTGGCTCGCCGGAGTCGCCGAGCGGCTCGCCGGAGACGTACCCGGTCTCAACGCCACGATCCGCGACGAACAGTGGCTCGCCGCGCAGAACTTCGGCGGGGTGCTCGCGGTCGGCGGAGGATCGGCGCGGCCACCGAGGCTGATCGAGCTCACCTACCGTCCTCGTGGCGCCACCAAGCATCTGCTGCTCGTCGGCAAGGGCGTCACGTTCGACACCGGTGGCATCTCCATCAAACCGGCAGCGGGCATGCACCTGATGCGTACCGACATGGCCGGTGGTGGCGCTGTCATCGCCGCGGCCAGGGCGATCGCCTCGCTCAAGCTCAAGATCCGTCTCACCGCGATCGTTCCCGCCGCCGAGAATCACGTGTCCGGCTCCTCGTACCGGCCAGGCGACATCGTGCGGCATCACGGCGGCCGTACCGCCGAGGTCGCCAACACCGACGCCGAGGGCAGGATGGTGCTCGCCGACGCGCTCGCCTACGGCGTGCGCAGGTACTCGCCCGACGCGGTCGTCGACGTCGCGACGCTGACCGGTGCGATGAAGGTCGCGCTGGGGCTGCGCACCGGAGGGCTGTTCGCGACGGACGACGACCTCGCGGAGCGAGTGAGTGCCGCTGGTGAAAGGGCTGGCGAACAGTGGTGGCGGATGCCGCTGCTCGACGACCTCGCCGACGAGGTGCGCAGTGACATCGCCGACGTGCGGCAGGCGCCGCCAGGGCCGGGTGGCATCACGGCCGCGTTGTTCCTGCGTGAGTTCAACGGTGGCCTTCCGTGGGCGCACCTCGACATCGCCGGTCCGGCGAGGTCGGAGAAGAACTACGACGACGTGGTGCCTGGCGGTACCGGGTTCGCGGCTCGCACGCTCGTGGAACTGGCCGCCTCCTACGGCTGA
- a CDS encoding LysR family transcriptional regulator gives MVNESDDDRLVAELVPHAALLTVLNLTGNVTSAARELGIPQPTASRRLAALGERLGAPVIEPAGRGVRLTRAGTLLAEAAERAVTALRQGVRQAREEIEPERGHVAIGFLHLLGRSLVPSLLRDFLAERPHARFSLVQGSRQTIVDQLTDGELDLALVAPPPDDPGLDAAILSEQELFVSAPSGHWIAGRAEVTMTELANEVFVMLEHGYGLRQITDEACAKAGFQPVVAFEGQESDTVRGLVAAGLGVAILPSFQPHPPAGVVEVPLHPRMTRSVGLVWPSGGRLTPAVTAFRDFVLAATPARAPQP, from the coding sequence ATGGTGAATGAATCGGACGACGACCGGCTCGTGGCCGAGCTCGTCCCCCACGCCGCCCTGCTGACGGTGCTCAACCTCACCGGCAACGTCACCAGCGCCGCGCGAGAGCTCGGGATCCCCCAGCCGACGGCAAGCAGACGACTCGCCGCGCTCGGCGAACGACTCGGCGCCCCCGTCATCGAACCCGCGGGCAGGGGCGTCCGGCTGACCAGAGCGGGCACGCTACTCGCCGAGGCAGCCGAACGCGCGGTCACGGCGTTGCGGCAGGGCGTTCGCCAGGCAAGGGAGGAGATCGAGCCGGAAAGAGGACACGTCGCGATCGGCTTCCTGCACCTGCTCGGCCGCTCGCTGGTCCCCTCGCTGTTGCGCGACTTCCTCGCCGAGCGCCCGCACGCCAGGTTCAGCCTCGTTCAGGGCTCGCGGCAAACCATCGTCGACCAGCTCACCGACGGCGAGCTCGACCTCGCGCTCGTCGCGCCACCGCCCGACGACCCCGGGCTGGACGCCGCGATCCTTTCGGAGCAGGAACTGTTCGTCTCCGCGCCGTCAGGGCACTGGATCGCGGGCCGAGCCGAGGTCACGATGACCGAATTGGCCAACGAGGTGTTCGTCATGCTCGAACACGGCTACGGACTCCGGCAGATCACCGACGAGGCATGCGCGAAAGCCGGTTTCCAGCCGGTCGTCGCGTTCGAGGGGCAGGAATCCGACACGGTGCGCGGCCTCGTCGCGGCGGGGCTCGGCGTGGCGATACTGCCCTCGTTCCAACCTCACCCTCCCGCCGGTGTGGTGGAGGTGCCGCTACACCCGCGCATGACTCGCTCCGTCGGCCTCGTCTGGCCATCGGGAGGGCGGCTGACCCCCGCCGTCACCGCGTTCCGCGACTTCGTGCTCGCGGCCACTCCGGCTCGGGCTCCTCAGCCGTAG
- a CDS encoding MFS transporter encodes MTAAGICSFALLYAPQPVLPQLADQFALGPGKASLAISVATGALALAVLPIAVLSEVVGRRPIIVASVLASALLGLLLPFAPSFEVLLVLRVLQGVAIAGFPGVAAAYLVEQLGKAGVAAAVGAMIAGNTVGGMSGRLVSGFTTDWLGWHGALAAVAAVSLACALLTVVTLPHPPAHIRKRGSFAIAKRQQSSLAHERRRGGRLRSVLGGLGEAVRKPVLLAQYAVGLLGMGAFVGLYNAAGFRLTGEPLDLSPAIASLVFLAYAMGAVSSVTSARLVARFGRRRSQLAALAVTAAGAAMTLPDSLPFVIAGFLVLTAGFFAVHSIANGWTAVEAPEHARGQASGLYTLAYYLGSSIGGTLGSVVYGSLGWPVLIATVGGWLAAAAVASTLATRTSSPAMVTANAGS; translated from the coding sequence ATGACGGCGGCGGGAATCTGTTCGTTCGCGCTGCTCTACGCGCCGCAGCCGGTGCTGCCGCAACTCGCGGACCAGTTCGCGCTCGGCCCCGGCAAGGCGTCGCTGGCCATCAGCGTCGCCACGGGCGCGCTGGCGCTGGCCGTACTTCCCATCGCGGTGCTCTCGGAAGTCGTCGGAAGGCGGCCGATCATCGTGGCCTCCGTACTCGCGTCGGCGCTGCTGGGGTTGCTGCTGCCGTTCGCGCCGTCGTTCGAGGTGCTGCTCGTGCTGCGCGTGTTGCAGGGCGTCGCCATCGCGGGATTCCCAGGGGTCGCCGCCGCCTACCTCGTCGAGCAACTCGGCAAGGCGGGGGTCGCCGCCGCGGTCGGTGCCATGATCGCGGGCAACACCGTCGGCGGAATGTCGGGGCGCCTGGTCAGCGGGTTCACCACCGACTGGCTCGGCTGGCACGGAGCACTGGCCGCGGTAGCCGCCGTCTCCCTCGCCTGCGCACTACTGACCGTAGTCACCCTGCCCCATCCACCCGCCCACATCCGTAAGCGAGGGAGCTTTGCTATCGCCAAACGGCAGCAAAGCTCCCTCGCTCACGAACGACGGCGCGGAGGCCGGTTACGAAGTGTGCTCGGTGGTCTGGGTGAGGCGGTGCGGAAGCCGGTCCTGCTTGCCCAGTACGCCGTCGGCCTGCTCGGCATGGGTGCCTTCGTCGGCCTCTACAACGCGGCCGGCTTCCGGCTGACCGGCGAACCGCTCGACCTCAGCCCCGCGATCGCCTCGCTCGTGTTCCTCGCCTACGCCATGGGCGCGGTCTCCTCGGTCACCTCGGCGAGGCTCGTCGCCCGCTTCGGCAGGCGCCGTTCCCAGCTGGCCGCCCTCGCCGTCACGGCAGCGGGGGCCGCCATGACCCTTCCCGACTCGCTGCCCTTCGTCATTGCCGGTTTCCTCGTGCTGACCGCGGGCTTCTTCGCCGTCCACTCCATCGCCAACGGCTGGACCGCCGTCGAAGCCCCCGAGCACGCTCGCGGCCAGGCATCAGGGCTCTACACGCTCGCCTACTACCTCGGCAGCAGCATCGGCGGCACGCTCGGCAGCGTCGTCTACGGCAGCCTCGGCTGGCCGGTACTCATCGCGACCGTCGGTGGCTGGCTCGCCGCCGCAGCCGTCGCGAGCACGCTCGCCACGAGAACGAGCAGCCCCGCGATGGTCACCGCGAACGCCGGTAGCTGA
- a CDS encoding O-methyltransferase encodes MNSETHITGPVDLGEFIEGFLPDDEPLLLARRRAEELGCAAVSGAAGAALSLLAATLQARAVVEIGTGAGVSALCLLRGMAADGVLTSIDLEPEFHRGARRTLLAAGFAPSRMRLIMGRALDVLPRLTSGGYDMVFADAAKLEYPSYFDQGVQLLRPGGVIVFHDVLAGGRVGDPALRDPEVLALREVARAMRDDELLTPAILPIGSGLLAAAVRRA; translated from the coding sequence GTGAACTCCGAGACACACATCACGGGTCCGGTGGATCTCGGTGAATTCATCGAGGGCTTCCTCCCCGACGACGAGCCTCTTCTCCTCGCGCGCAGGCGGGCCGAGGAGCTCGGGTGCGCGGCGGTGTCGGGCGCGGCCGGTGCCGCGCTGAGCCTGCTCGCGGCGACGTTGCAGGCCAGAGCGGTCGTCGAGATCGGGACCGGTGCCGGGGTGAGCGCGCTGTGTCTGTTGCGCGGGATGGCAGCCGACGGCGTGCTGACGTCGATCGACCTCGAACCGGAGTTCCACAGGGGTGCCCGCAGGACGTTGCTGGCGGCGGGGTTCGCGCCGAGCAGGATGCGGTTGATCATGGGCAGGGCGCTGGACGTGCTGCCGAGACTCACGTCGGGCGGCTACGACATGGTGTTCGCCGACGCGGCCAAGCTGGAGTACCCCAGCTACTTCGACCAGGGCGTTCAGCTTCTGAGGCCGGGCGGGGTCATCGTGTTCCACGACGTTCTCGCTGGTGGCAGGGTCGGAGATCCGGCGCTCAGGGACCCCGAGGTGCTCGCTTTGCGTGAGGTGGCGAGGGCGATGCGGGACGACGAGCTGCTGACGCCCGCGATCCTGCCGATCGGCAGCGGGCTGCTCGCGGCGGCGGTCAGGCGGGCGTAG
- the sigE gene encoding RNA polymerase sigma factor SigE: protein MEVPSLAHNSLQTAPMPTDTEVAKPTVVSAGDGEVAWTPPSWDEVVREHADRVYRLAYRLTGNTHDAEDLTQETFIRVFRSLASYKPGTFEGWLHRITTNLFLDMARRRARVRMEGLPEDTDRIVGDDPSPEQVYSDTHLDPDLQDALDDLPPEFRAAVVLCDVEGLSYEEIGATLGVKLGTVRSRIHRGRQALKASLERRRSLKLEATV, encoded by the coding sequence ATGGAGGTGCCTTCGCTGGCTCACAACAGCTTGCAGACCGCGCCGATGCCGACCGACACCGAGGTGGCCAAGCCCACAGTGGTGAGCGCAGGCGATGGTGAAGTGGCCTGGACGCCACCGTCATGGGACGAGGTCGTGCGCGAGCACGCCGACCGCGTCTACCGGCTCGCCTACCGGCTCACGGGCAACACGCACGACGCCGAAGACCTCACCCAGGAAACGTTCATCAGGGTCTTCCGGTCGCTTGCCTCCTACAAGCCGGGCACCTTCGAAGGCTGGCTGCACCGCATCACCACCAACCTCTTCCTCGACATGGCCCGCAGGAGGGCCCGCGTGCGCATGGAAGGGCTGCCGGAGGACACCGACCGCATCGTCGGTGACGACCCCAGCCCGGAACAGGTCTACTCGGACACCCACCTCGACCCCGACCTCCAGGACGCGCTCGACGATCTGCCGCCCGAGTTCCGTGCCGCCGTCGTGCTGTGCGACGTGGAAGGTCTTTCGTACGAGGAGATCGGCGCCACGCTCGGCGTCAAACTCGGAACCGTGCGCAGCAGGATTCACCGTGGCAGGCAGGCACTCAAGGCTTCACTGGAGCGTCGCCGGTCGCTCAAGCTGGAGGCCACGGTATGA
- a CDS encoding S1C family serine protease: protein MNQPPNAHQEEPGDDEHRLGPRPLDRPSVDPAYAATFGRPRGVDGPFDKLYTPNPGQNGSGPKPPEPESLAEAFGRPRGAENIVLQRPLEASGVAGSAEQDSPMWTSGADPWRDPSAGAVLGGPAVVTEEKATDSESRPRGALLSLPELLFGRRVKPIALALLAAVALLIGAVGGFIGWAVASAGDSLTGELNVAEAQAGKERPAGSIADIAKRVAPAVVSIEVKAGQSGGLGSGVVIDKEGYVVTNNHVVSQAARDDNAEITAVFIDGTRADGEVVGTDPKTDLAVIKVNVSNPVVIEVGKSSDLAAGDTVIAVGSPFGLENTVTEGIVSALNRPVTAPGENGDPAVTYDAIQTDAAINPGNSGGALVDSRGALVGINSLIRTVGSDGEGGSIGLGFAIPVDQAVKISESLISEGKVQHADLGVNASSVAANTSEGAQIQNVNDDGPAAKAGIAEGDVITKVGDRQVRNAAELTVAVRQHDIGEVVPVRLVRGGRPLTVDVTLGSD, encoded by the coding sequence ATGAATCAGCCACCGAACGCGCACCAGGAGGAGCCCGGCGACGACGAGCACCGGCTCGGTCCCCGTCCCCTCGACCGCCCCTCCGTCGACCCCGCCTACGCGGCGACCTTCGGAAGGCCGCGCGGCGTCGACGGCCCGTTCGACAAGCTCTACACCCCCAACCCGGGGCAGAACGGGTCCGGACCGAAACCGCCGGAGCCCGAATCACTCGCCGAGGCGTTCGGCCGCCCGCGAGGTGCCGAGAACATCGTGTTGCAGCGCCCGCTCGAAGCGAGTGGTGTCGCGGGTTCCGCTGAGCAAGACTCACCAATGTGGACCAGCGGTGCCGACCCGTGGCGCGATCCCTCCGCCGGCGCGGTACTCGGGGGACCGGCGGTCGTCACCGAGGAGAAGGCGACCGACAGCGAATCCCGGCCTCGCGGGGCGCTGCTCAGCCTGCCCGAACTGCTTTTCGGCCGCAGGGTCAAACCCATCGCGCTCGCCCTGCTCGCCGCCGTCGCCCTGCTCATCGGTGCGGTCGGTGGTTTCATCGGCTGGGCCGTGGCGAGCGCCGGTGATTCGCTCACCGGTGAACTCAACGTCGCGGAAGCTCAGGCAGGCAAGGAAAGGCCGGCCGGTTCCATCGCCGACATCGCCAAGCGGGTCGCCCCCGCCGTCGTGTCCATCGAGGTCAAAGCGGGTCAGTCGGGCGGTCTCGGGTCGGGAGTCGTGATCGACAAGGAGGGCTACGTGGTCACCAACAACCACGTCGTCTCCCAGGCCGCGCGCGACGACAACGCCGAGATCACCGCCGTGTTCATCGACGGAACGAGGGCCGACGGCGAGGTCGTCGGCACCGACCCGAAAACCGACCTCGCCGTCATCAAGGTCAACGTGTCCAACCCGGTCGTGATCGAGGTCGGCAAGTCGTCGGACCTCGCGGCGGGCGACACGGTCATCGCCGTCGGCTCGCCGTTCGGGCTGGAGAACACCGTTACCGAGGGCATCGTCAGCGCGCTGAACCGGCCGGTCACGGCGCCGGGCGAAAACGGTGACCCCGCCGTCACCTACGACGCGATCCAGACCGACGCGGCCATCAACCCCGGCAACTCGGGTGGTGCGCTCGTCGATTCGCGGGGAGCGCTCGTGGGGATCAACTCGCTGATCCGCACCGTGGGCAGCGACGGCGAAGGTGGCAGCATTGGACTCGGGTTCGCGATCCCGGTCGACCAAGCCGTCAAGATCAGCGAATCCCTTATCAGCGAAGGAAAAGTGCAGCACGCCGACCTTGGTGTCAACGCGTCCTCGGTCGCGGCCAACACGTCGGAAGGCGCGCAGATCCAGAATGTCAACGACGACGGACCCGCCGCCAAGGCCGGGATCGCCGAAGGGGACGTGATCACCAAGGTCGGTGACCGTCAGGTGCGCAACGCCGCCGAACTGACCGTGGCCGTCCGGCAACACGACATCGGCGAGGTCGTGCCTGTTCGTCTGGTCCGAGGCGGTCGTCCGCTCACCGTCGACGTCACCTTGGGTTCAGACTAA
- the tatB gene encoding Sec-independent protein translocase protein TatB, with protein sequence MFENIGWGEILILLVAALFILGPERLPEAAAWMGKSLRKVRDFATGARQQLKDEMGPEYEQFRKPLEDLRQFRSFDPKRAAIQHLFDGDQDPLGLDNINGTATNGNGAGGVGGTGGHANGSTKPNGYPAGTPQPEPLKPGEKPPVDPDAT encoded by the coding sequence GTGTTCGAAAACATTGGCTGGGGTGAAATTCTCATCCTCCTTGTCGCCGCCCTGTTCATCCTCGGCCCGGAAAGGTTGCCGGAAGCCGCCGCGTGGATGGGAAAGTCGCTGCGCAAAGTGCGCGATTTCGCCACCGGCGCCAGGCAGCAACTCAAGGACGAGATGGGTCCCGAGTACGAGCAGTTCCGGAAACCCCTCGAAGATCTGCGGCAGTTTCGTAGCTTCGATCCGAAGCGGGCCGCGATCCAGCACCTGTTCGACGGCGACCAGGATCCGCTCGGGCTGGACAACATCAACGGCACCGCTACGAACGGCAACGGTGCGGGTGGTGTCGGCGGGACCGGTGGCCATGCCAATGGCTCCACGAAACCGAATGGTTACCCCGCGGGAACGCCGCAGCCGGAGCCGTTGAAGCCCGGCGAGAAGCCCCCGGTCGACCCGGACGCCACCTGA
- a CDS encoding Mrp/NBP35 family ATP-binding protein: MTTTQETPSVEDVRTALNDVHDPEIKKPITELGMVKDITVGENGDVTVAVYLTIAGCPLKETITRETTAAVSKLAGVREVHVELDVMSDEQRTELRKSLRGDAEEPVIPFAQPGSMTRVYCVASGKGGVGKSSVTVNLAAAMAKRGLSVGVVDADIYGHSVPRMLGAGEKPTKVEKMIMPPQAHGVKVISIGMFTPGNTPVVWRGPMLHRALQQFLADVFWGDLDILLLDLPPGTGDIAISVAQLIPNAEILVVTTPQQAAAEVAERAGAIALQTRQRVAGVIENMSWFEAPDGTRMEIFGAGGGKQVAESLSTSVGAEVPLLGQVPLDPKLREQGDEGTPLVLAAPDATAAKVLTDAAEKLSVRARGLAGMMLNVSPAGR; the protein is encoded by the coding sequence GTGACCACCACGCAAGAGACCCCCAGTGTCGAGGACGTGCGTACCGCACTGAACGACGTGCACGACCCGGAGATCAAGAAACCGATCACCGAGCTCGGCATGGTCAAGGACATCACGGTCGGCGAGAACGGCGACGTGACCGTCGCCGTGTACCTCACCATCGCCGGTTGCCCGCTCAAAGAGACCATCACCCGCGAGACCACGGCCGCCGTCAGCAAGCTGGCCGGTGTTCGCGAGGTGCACGTCGAACTGGACGTGATGAGCGACGAGCAGCGCACCGAGCTGCGCAAAAGCTTGCGCGGCGACGCCGAGGAACCGGTGATCCCGTTCGCCCAGCCCGGCTCGATGACGCGGGTCTACTGCGTGGCCTCCGGCAAGGGCGGGGTCGGCAAGTCGAGCGTGACGGTGAACCTCGCCGCCGCGATGGCCAAGCGCGGGCTCTCCGTCGGCGTCGTCGACGCCGACATCTACGGGCATTCCGTGCCACGCATGCTCGGTGCGGGCGAGAAGCCCACCAAGGTCGAGAAGATGATCATGCCGCCGCAAGCACACGGCGTGAAGGTGATCTCCATCGGCATGTTCACGCCGGGCAACACGCCGGTCGTGTGGCGGGGCCCGATGCTGCACCGCGCGTTGCAGCAGTTCCTCGCCGACGTGTTCTGGGGTGATCTCGACATCCTGCTGCTCGACCTGCCGCCGGGAACGGGTGACATCGCGATCTCGGTGGCGCAGCTCATTCCCAACGCGGAGATCTTGGTGGTGACCACGCCGCAGCAGGCCGCCGCCGAGGTGGCCGAGCGCGCGGGAGCCATCGCGTTGCAGACGCGGCAGCGCGTCGCGGGGGTCATCGAGAACATGTCGTGGTTCGAGGCGCCCGACGGCACGAGGATGGAGATCTTCGGCGCGGGCGGCGGCAAGCAGGTGGCCGAATCGCTTTCGACGTCCGTCGGTGCCGAAGTTCCGCTGCTCGGTCAGGTTCCGCTCGACCCGAAGCTGCGCGAACAGGGTGACGAGGGGACACCGCTGGTGCTGGCCGCGCCCGACGCGACAGCGGCGAAGGTCCTCACCGACGCCGCCGAGAAGCTGTCCGTCAGGGCGCGCGGGCTGGCGGGCATGATGCTGAACGTGAGCCCAGCTGGCCGCTGA
- a CDS encoding DUF1003 domain-containing protein, which yields MPELLPRRRLDQPRQPRRLTLPFDPEAFGRVSERLARFLGTGKYLFWQTLIVVVWIALNLTAVSLRWDPYPFILLNLAFSTQAAYAAPLILLAQNRQDDRDRVSLEEDRLRATQTKADTEYLARELAALRLAIGEVATRDYLRGELDKLREDLEVGARSMRGATATASDRRSVPEQ from the coding sequence ATGCCTGAGCTGCTGCCCCGGCGCCGGCTCGACCAGCCGAGACAACCGAGACGCCTCACGCTTCCCTTCGACCCCGAGGCGTTCGGGAGGGTGTCGGAACGGCTGGCGCGTTTCCTCGGTACCGGCAAGTACCTGTTCTGGCAGACGCTCATCGTGGTCGTCTGGATCGCGCTCAACCTGACCGCGGTATCGCTGCGCTGGGACCCCTACCCGTTCATCCTGCTCAACCTCGCGTTCTCGACGCAGGCCGCCTACGCGGCCCCGCTGATCCTGCTCGCCCAGAACCGCCAGGACGACAGGGACAGGGTGTCGCTGGAGGAGGACCGGCTGCGGGCCACTCAGACCAAGGCCGACACCGAGTACCTGGCGAGGGAACTCGCGGCGTTGCGGCTGGCGATCGGCGAGGTCGCCACCCGCGACTATCTGCGCGGCGAGCTGGACAAGTTACGCGAAGACCTCGAAGTGGGGGCACGTAGCATGAGGGGAGCAACCGCAACCGCCAGCGACAGAAGGTCGGTGCCCGAGCAGTGA
- a CDS encoding magnesium transporter MgtE N-terminal domain-containing protein: MAAAVKRVFAAQLARLPVFGPDGESIGKVRDLVAGLRLDQNPPQVLGLVVELNTRHRVFVPMLRVTAIEPNAVTLATGSVNMRRFHQRPNEVLVLGQLFDARASSGGARITVIDAAMEPSRTRDWLLTKLAIRERTGLGIGRRRAGLRVVPWSEVSGLNLAELTGQPQGAGQLLVQFDTMRAVDIAATMRDLPLKRRHEVADAMDDERLADVLEELPEDDQKELVAYLAEERAADILEAMNPDDAADLLAEMPSADKNRLLELMHPDESEPVRRLLAYSADTAGGLMTPEPVVLTPDATVAEALAHIRNADLTPALASMVFVCRPPSATPTGRYLGCAHFQQLLREPPADLVAAITDTGLPVLRPSDSLAEVTRYFAAYNLTCAPVVDSSDHLLGAVTVDDVLDHLLPEGWRETGLRDGADPVGEETEHA, translated from the coding sequence ATGGCCGCAGCCGTGAAAAGGGTTTTCGCAGCTCAGCTCGCGCGGTTGCCGGTGTTCGGACCGGACGGCGAGTCGATCGGCAAGGTCCGCGACCTCGTCGCTGGACTGCGGCTCGACCAGAACCCGCCGCAGGTACTCGGGCTCGTCGTCGAACTGAACACCCGGCACCGCGTCTTCGTCCCCATGCTGCGGGTCACCGCCATCGAACCCAACGCCGTCACGCTCGCCACCGGCTCCGTCAACATGCGCCGGTTCCACCAGCGGCCCAACGAAGTGCTCGTACTCGGCCAGCTCTTCGATGCCCGCGCCTCCTCCGGCGGCGCCAGGATCACCGTCATCGACGCGGCCATGGAACCCAGCCGCACCCGCGACTGGCTGCTCACCAAGCTGGCCATCAGGGAACGCACCGGACTCGGCATCGGGCGAAGGCGAGCCGGTCTTCGCGTCGTGCCGTGGAGCGAGGTGTCCGGGCTCAACCTCGCCGAGCTGACCGGGCAGCCGCAGGGAGCGGGACAGCTGCTCGTGCAGTTCGACACCATGCGGGCCGTCGACATCGCGGCCACCATGCGCGACCTGCCACTGAAACGGCGGCACGAGGTCGCCGACGCCATGGACGACGAGCGGCTCGCCGACGTACTCGAAGAACTGCCGGAGGACGACCAGAAGGAACTCGTCGCCTACCTCGCCGAGGAACGAGCGGCCGACATCCTTGAGGCGATGAACCCCGACGACGCGGCCGACCTGCTCGCCGAAATGCCGTCGGCCGACAAGAACCGCCTGCTCGAACTCATGCATCCCGACGAATCGGAGCCGGTCAGACGGCTGCTCGCCTACTCGGCCGACACGGCGGGAGGGCTGATGACCCCCGAGCCGGTCGTGCTCACCCCCGACGCGACAGTCGCCGAGGCGCTGGCCCACATCCGCAACGCCGACCTCACCCCGGCGCTGGCGAGCATGGTTTTCGTGTGCAGGCCGCCGAGCGCCACGCCAACCGGGCGGTATCTCGGCTGCGCGCACTTCCAGCAACTGCTGCGCGAGCCACCGGCCGACCTCGTCGCCGCGATCACCGACACCGGGCTTCCCGTGCTCAGACCTTCGGACTCGCTCGCCGAGGTCACCCGCTACTTCGCCGCCTACAACCTGACCTGCGCGCCCGTCGTCGACAGCAGCGACCACCTGCTCGGGGCCGTCACCGTCGACGACGTACTCGACCATCTGCTTCCCGAAGGCTGGCGGGAAACCGGCCTTCGCGACGGTGCCGACCCCGTTGGCGAGGAGACCGAACATGCCTGA